The Punica granatum isolate Tunisia-2019 chromosome 4, ASM765513v2, whole genome shotgun sequence genome has a window encoding:
- the LOC116206440 gene encoding E3 ubiquitin-protein ligase MARCH2 encodes MRGDGSRSGDAAVDDHCGDVADLEKQGGAPVSDRPGGIDRVPMAPPQPPSLPPMPSPPMPPLLPPLHLPTAPQLLPPVTIVVSTGEPLAPPEGTTKALESLEELAVVASPKKGYLSRNGSSHEQCRVCQQDKDEALIDLGCQCRGGLAKAHRSCIDTWFRSKGSNKCEICQQAATNVSPPEPLPTGNSWIWRVDPALRGSVITEERRTCFSPLWVAFSILIGGLLLDVLISVTLGVSALPVNIIIGVIVVLGLGTALRLTLEFCHEWSLRRVVQRVETNVNLGYHPAL; translated from the exons ATGCGGGGAGATGGATCAAGGAGTGGTGATGCTGCAGTTGACGATCACTGCGGAGACGTAGCTGACTTGGAGAAGCAGGGCGGTGCTCCAGTGTCCGATCGTCCAGGCGGTATCGACCGCGTGCCTATGGCACCGCCGCAGCCCCCATCACTACCACCAATGCCTTCGCCGCCGATGCCGCCGCTGCTCCCACCATTGCATCTGCCAACGGCGCCACAGCTGTTGCCACCTGTCACGATTGTGGTGTCAACGGGGGAGCCGCTTGCGCCACCTGAGGGCACAACAAAGGCTTTGGAATCTCTTGAGGAGCTGGCTGTGGTGGCTTCTCCTAAAAAGGGTTACTTATCGAGAAATGGGAGCTCTCATGAGCAATGCAG AGTTTGTCAGCAGGACAAAGATGAGGCATTAATAGACCTTGGATGCCAATGTCGAGGTGGGCTTGCAAAAGCTCATCGGTCATGCATAGACACATGGTTTCGGTCGAAGGGATCAAACAAATGTGAGATATGCCA ACAAGCAGCTACAAATGTGTCACCTCCAGAGCCCCTTCCGACT GGAAACTCTTGGATTTGGAGGGTCGATCCAGCCTTAAGAGGTTCTGTTATTACAGAGGAGCGCAGG ACTTGTTTTAGTCCTCTTTGGGTTGCATTCTCAATCCTCATTGGTGGTCTCCTGTTAGACGTGCTCATATCTGTCACTCTCGGTGTCTCGGCCCTCCCTGTGAACATCATTATCG GAGTCATCGTTGTGCTCGGATTAGGAACTGCGCTTCGGCTCACGCTTGAATTCTGCCATGAATGGAGCTTAAGGAGAGTCGTGCAGAGGGTGGAAACAAATGTAAATCTCGGGTACCATCCTGCACTATGA
- the LOC116206441 gene encoding uncharacterized protein LOC116206441, producing the protein MILVAELAELMEEYTAVLARLLEHVFRDFPFPRRVRFLILSSLPFASSTPPPPYLIPSPSPRVH; encoded by the coding sequence atgatacTGGTGGCGGAACTGGCGGAGCTGATGGAGGAGTACACGGCGGTGCTGGCGAGGTTGCTGGAGCACGTCTTCCGCGACTTCCCTTTCCCCAGGCGGGTCCGCTTCCTCATCCTCAGCAGCCTCCCCTTTGCCTCCTCTACCCCTCCCCCTCCCTACCTCATCCCTTCACCTTCACCCCGTGTCCATTAG
- the LOC116206439 gene encoding protein NTM1-like 9 produces MGVISVNSLPLGFRFRPTDEELISHYLRLKINGRHSEVEVVPEIDVCKFEPWDLPGLSVIKTDDPEWFFFCPRDRKYPNGHRSNRATDAGYWKATGKDRTIKSRKSGSNTTLIGMKKTLVFYRGRAPKGERTHWIMHEYRATEKDLDGTGPGQGAYVLCRLFRKSEEKPEALKYGDVQPNGFSPIAKSSPEQTSSDLVQGTPASDAGVNRQSEGIKRWLTDKLDDMTEGTTFKGHPLLGDDPNSSNVPYDQVDCKIFSPDQSHHQEELVPYVGSPFANDFGNDHDGLLFQDGTSEQDISLTELLDEVFNNHDDSCEESTSQKNSVVGGEIHVNLAGPSFFKDSGLFSDTDTQMAQIQHNANLGVFPQLNQNFVRGEHNYFGALQDVFFGGSASGLFNHEISNVEESTGQSLNNFAGGAGIKIRTRQRELPPNMHSPISQGTAWRRLCLQMEHEEVQSAATEEVGDTAENTCPSSVAASNISEGSINEKNPDNHNGTGIKIKSRQPRQQQKSENVAAQGTAARRIHLQVNLKPGSVHDDEEVTSALTEDNKGEPEHLPATDEPKMENTKLDNGEDIAKERSANLRLRSIQGGKSSGVQTGSCSDKSLALRGSSPMSHYLRGASVIIMVLVVALPVGMLLCLRS; encoded by the exons ATGGGAGTGATTTCAGTGAACTCCCTTCCCCTAGGGTTCCGGTTCCGTCCCACCGATGAGGAGCTGATAAGCCACTACCTGAGGCTGAAGATAAACGGGCGCCACTCCGAGGTCGAGGTGGTCCCGGAGATTGACGTCTGCAAGTTCGAGCCCTGGGATTTGCCCG GGCTGTCAGTGATAAAGACGGATGATCCTGAGTGGTTCTTCTTCTGCCCACGGGACCGGAAGTACCCAAATGGTCACAGATCGAACCGGGCAACGGATGCTGGTTACTGGAAGGCCACTGGGAAGGATCGGACCATCAAGTCCCGCAAGTCGGGCTCGAATACCACCCTGATTGGGATGAAGAAGACCTTGGTTTTCTACAGGGGGCGTGCTCCTAAAGGTGAGCGGACGCACTGGATCATGCACGAATATCGTGCTACGGAGAAGGACCTTGATGGCACTGGTCCTGGCCAG GGTGCTTATGTTCTCTGCCGCCTGTTCAGAAAGTCAGAGGAGAAGCCCGAAGCCCTGAAATATGGAGATGTCCAACCGAATGGTTTTTCGCCAATAGCCAAGTCCTCTCCTGAGCAGACCTCCTCGGATCTTGTACAAGGAACACCAGCATCAGACGCCGGAGTGAATAGGCAATCAGAAGGTATTAAGCGGTGGCTAACTGATAAGCTGGACGATATGACAGAGGGAACAACCTTCAAG GGGCATCCACTCCTAGGAGACGATCCAAATTCGTCTAATGTTCCATATGATCAAGTGGATTGCAAAATTTTCTCTCCTGATCAATCTCACCATCAAGAAGAGCTGGTGCCTTATGTGGGTTCACCTTTCGCCAATGACTTTGGCAATGATCATGATGGGCTACTTTTCCAGGATGGGACTAGTGAGCAGGACATCTCTCTTACTGAATTGTTAGATGAGGTCTTCAACAACCATGATGACTCCTGCGAGGAATCGACTAGTCAGAAGAACTCTGTGGTTGGAGGTGAGATCCATGTCAATCTTGCAGGGCCCTCATTTTTTAAAGACAGTGGACTCTTCAGTGATACTGACACTCAGATGGCCCAAATTCAG CACAATGCAAACTTGGGAGTCTTTCCGCAGCTTAATCAGAATTTTGTACGAGGGGAACACAATTATTTTGGGGCTCTACAAGATGTCTTCTTTGGTGGTTCGGCTTCAGGTCTATTTAATCATGAGATCAGCAATGTCGAAGAATCAACTGGTCAATCTCTCAACAATTTTGCTGGTGGAGCTGGAATCAAGATTAGGACACGTCAACGTGAACTGCCTCCGAACATGCATTCTCCCATTTCCCAGGGCACTGCCTGGAGGAGACTCTGTTTACAAATGGAGCATGAGGAAGTGCAGTCGGCTGCTACTGAGGAG GTTGGAGATACTGCAGAGAACACCTGCCCTTCGAGTGTTGCAGCATCTAATATTTCTGAAGGATCGATAAATGAAAAGAATCCTGATAATCATAATGGAACGGGTATCAAGATCAAGAGCCGCCAGCCTCGACAGCAGCAGAAATCAGAAAATGTGGCTGCCCAGGGAACTGCTGCGAGAAGAATTCACCTACAAGTAAATCTGAAACCTGGTTCAGTACATGATGACGAAGAAGTCACATCTGCTCTCACCGAG GATAATAAAGGAGAGCCGGAGCATCTTCCTGCCACTGATGAGCCAAAGATGGAGAACACAAAGCTTGATAATGGGGAAGATATTGCTAAAGAGCGCTCCGCAAATCTGAGATTGAGGTCAATACAAGGCGGCAAATCATCAGGTGTTCAAACAGGAAGTTGCTCCGACAAGAGTTTGGCTCTCCGAGGTTCTAGTCCCATGTCTCACTATTTGAGAGGCGCCTCTGTGATTATTATGGTCCTAGTAGTCGCTCTCCCTGTAGGGATGCTGCTGTGCCTCAGATCGTGA